Proteins co-encoded in one Candidatus Zixiibacteriota bacterium genomic window:
- a CDS encoding flagellar motor protein MotB: MRRSRRTNKTDENDEHIERWLLTYADLITLLLAFFVVMYSMSQIDAKRFGEMSEALHGILKGGDGILREVDPDIATPGHGLLKLGNLRMLQENVEKKVSDSNKLEDVQMELTERGLVVHIVERALFAEGSADLQLGATGVLDLIYSEIADIPNHIRIEGHTDDRSITSSRYPSNWELSSDRATQVVRYFVEDHGCSPDRISALGYGKYRPIRPNNSIENRALNRRVDIVVLTMELSVKEPSSDMYNLASK, encoded by the coding sequence ATGCGCCGAAGTCGAAGGACAAACAAGACCGACGAAAATGATGAACACATTGAGCGTTGGCTACTAACTTACGCCGATCTGATCACGTTGTTGCTGGCGTTTTTTGTGGTCATGTATTCCATGTCGCAGATCGACGCCAAGAGATTCGGCGAAATGTCCGAAGCCCTGCATGGCATACTAAAGGGGGGCGATGGTATTCTTCGAGAAGTTGATCCTGACATTGCCACTCCCGGTCACGGGTTGCTCAAGCTGGGTAATCTACGCATGTTGCAAGAAAACGTGGAAAAGAAGGTCAGCGACAGCAATAAGCTCGAGGATGTTCAGATGGAATTAACTGAACGGGGGCTCGTAGTGCACATAGTGGAACGAGCTTTGTTTGCTGAAGGGTCGGCTGATTTGCAGTTGGGCGCGACCGGTGTACTGGACCTGATCTACTCCGAAATCGCCGATATTCCGAATCATATTCGAATCGAAGGGCATACCGATGATCGTTCCATAACTTCGTCCCGGTATCCATCAAACTGGGAACTGTCATCTGATCGTGCTACCCAGGTTGTACGCTATTTTGTTGAAGACCACGGGTGCTCGCCAGACCGCATTTCGGCGTTGGGTTATGGAAAGTACCGTCCGATTCGACCCAATAATTCGATCGAAAACCGGGCGCTTAATCGCCGTGTTGATATTGTTGTGCTTACGATGGAGTTGTCGGTCAAGGAACCTTCATCGGATATGTATAACCTGGCCAGTAAGTAA
- the fliF gene encoding flagellar M-ring protein FliF, whose translation MERLKDLSKLIGEWIGRMTASQVMMLFGIVAGTIVGAVFMVGWINETTYSQLYSDLDESEAGEVVKYLGENNIPFRLSDGGRAVMVPSDDVYHARLSLASEGLPRQGNIGYSIFDQNNLGMTDFLQKLNFRRALEGELTRTIMQLSEVQAARVHIVMPKERLFKEDRKSATASIVLKLKGGGLSKRQINGISHLVASSVEGLEPGSISIVDYDGNLLSSGQESDIVAGLTASQLDVRKQVESYLEQKAQSMLDDVLGADKSAIRVTADLNFQQLERTSESYDPNSPSIRSEERSKTSSSVSDKDEETSESSEDGSSETTITNYELNKTSEHMVEAVGSISRLSLAVLVDGTYSPQETENGETTMIYQPRPQDELDRLASIVKNAVGFDAQRNDQIEMVNLAFDRQNLVEDRRALDAVYQQEFYMDIAKKVGYFLLLAFIFLYVKKKASKLLATLGTLMPAPAKSSKPVARVVEEEEEVLPPINMEARKTRLVDQMQETAKSEPEELARVIKTMMVD comes from the coding sequence ATGGAGCGACTGAAAGACTTAAGTAAACTAATTGGCGAATGGATCGGTCGGATGACCGCCAGCCAGGTTATGATGCTTTTCGGCATTGTGGCTGGCACGATTGTCGGGGCGGTTTTCATGGTCGGATGGATCAACGAAACGACCTACTCTCAACTCTATTCCGATCTGGATGAAAGCGAAGCTGGCGAGGTTGTAAAATACCTTGGCGAAAACAACATCCCTTTCCGTCTAAGCGATGGCGGACGGGCCGTAATGGTCCCCTCGGATGATGTCTACCATGCTCGTCTATCGCTGGCTTCGGAAGGCCTCCCGCGACAGGGTAATATAGGCTATTCCATTTTTGACCAGAACAATCTGGGCATGACAGATTTCCTGCAGAAGCTGAATTTCCGTCGTGCTCTGGAGGGGGAATTAACCCGCACCATTATGCAACTCTCTGAGGTGCAGGCTGCCCGTGTACATATCGTGATGCCTAAGGAACGCCTGTTCAAGGAGGATCGAAAAAGCGCCACCGCCTCAATCGTACTCAAGCTCAAGGGCGGAGGGTTGTCAAAACGTCAGATCAACGGTATCTCCCACCTTGTGGCTTCGTCGGTCGAGGGGTTGGAGCCGGGGAGCATCTCGATAGTTGACTACGACGGCAACCTATTATCGTCCGGACAAGAGTCCGATATTGTGGCGGGTCTGACAGCGTCTCAACTCGATGTTCGCAAACAGGTCGAATCGTATCTTGAACAAAAAGCGCAATCCATGCTGGACGATGTGCTCGGTGCTGACAAATCTGCAATAAGGGTCACCGCCGATCTCAATTTCCAGCAACTGGAGCGGACGTCAGAGTCATACGATCCGAACTCGCCATCGATTCGTAGCGAGGAGCGCTCTAAAACATCATCAAGCGTCAGTGATAAGGATGAGGAGACTAGTGAAAGTAGTGAGGATGGCAGTAGTGAAACTACCATTACGAACTATGAACTCAATAAGACCAGCGAACACATGGTGGAAGCGGTCGGCTCGATCAGCAGGTTATCACTGGCGGTGCTCGTGGATGGGACTTATTCCCCTCAGGAAACTGAGAACGGCGAGACGACGATGATTTATCAGCCGCGTCCCCAGGACGAGTTGGATCGATTGGCCTCAATAGTCAAGAATGCGGTTGGCTTCGATGCTCAGCGTAACGACCAAATTGAAATGGTCAATCTGGCCTTTGACAGGCAGAACCTGGTCGAAGATCGTAGGGCATTGGATGCCGTGTACCAACAGGAGTTCTACATGGATATTGCCAAGAAAGTAGGCTATTTCCTACTTCTGGCGTTCATATTCCTGTATGTCAAGAAGAAGGCCTCGAAACTACTTGCGACACTGGGCACACTCATGCCAGCCCCTGCCAAGTCGTCCAAGCCAGTGGCGCGTGTCGTTGAGGAGGAGGAAGAAGTCTTGCCACCGATCAATATGGAGGCGAGAAAGACGCGCCTGGTTGACCAGATGCAAGAGACAGCCAAGAGTGAGCCCGAGGAACTTGCTCGGGTCATCAAAACTATGATGGTAGATTAA
- the flgC gene encoding flagellar basal body rod protein FlgC, giving the protein MSGILGAIDISSKGLTVQRSKMDTTARNIANAETTRTEEGGPYRRRRVVVSETQEQTSFSKMVKQAGTRMRRTNPKHLGGRSVELRQDVEASAVTQEEMIDPASNFRVVHDPTHPDADAEGYVKYPDIEIVTEMVDMMAAARAYEANTVAIAAAKQMAKSALDI; this is encoded by the coding sequence ATGTCAGGAATACTTGGCGCTATAGACATATCATCGAAAGGGTTGACTGTTCAGAGATCCAAGATGGATACTACGGCGCGGAACATTGCCAACGCCGAGACAACCAGGACAGAAGAAGGCGGACCTTATCGGAGACGTCGGGTAGTAGTATCCGAAACTCAGGAGCAAACCAGCTTCAGCAAGATGGTCAAGCAGGCCGGAACACGTATGAGACGCACCAATCCCAAGCATCTTGGAGGACGATCCGTTGAGTTGCGTCAGGACGTTGAAGCGTCAGCAGTTACCCAGGAGGAAATGATAGATCCGGCGTCGAATTTCCGTGTTGTCCATGATCCAACTCATCCTGATGCCGATGCTGAGGGATATGTGAAGTATCCTGATATTGAAATAGTAACCGAGATGGTGGATATGATGGCTGCTGCTCGGGCATATGAAGCGAACACGGTGGCCATCGCAGCCGCCAAGCAAATGGCCAAAAGTGCTCTCGATATATAG
- the flgB gene encoding flagellar basal body rod protein FlgB yields MSNKITGFVFEKIGLPQFEAFLDLSAYSHKLTSGNVANVSTPGYRAESIDFQKEFSRLTGESRRLVGTLTRPDHIPLGQHQHRGPKVDQARTTQGELNAVDIDHEISNMARNELEFTIAAQLLQRKFQGLKKAINSK; encoded by the coding sequence ATGTCGAATAAAATCACAGGATTTGTTTTTGAGAAGATCGGACTTCCGCAGTTTGAAGCCTTTCTCGATCTGTCAGCTTATAGCCACAAGCTCACGAGTGGTAATGTGGCCAATGTATCAACACCTGGTTATAGAGCGGAGAGTATTGATTTCCAAAAGGAGTTCAGTCGGTTGACCGGTGAATCGCGTCGGTTAGTCGGAACTCTGACTCGTCCCGATCACATTCCTCTCGGCCAGCATCAGCATCGGGGTCCAAAGGTGGATCAGGCTCGGACAACCCAGGGTGAACTGAATGCTGTAGATATTGATCATGAGATTTCCAATATGGCTCGTAATGAGCTGGAGTTTACAATTGCTGCCCAACTGTTGCAGCGCAAGTTTCAGGGTTTGAAGAAGGCTATCAATAGTAAGTAA
- a CDS encoding motility protein A produces MDFATLLGLAVAVGAVGGSFLLEGGRLETVFLTAPLLIVVGGTLGATTITTSFDTVRRIPHYIKVAAFNRSLVLTDTIDRLVRLAEKARREGILGLEADLKTIQHPFFRKAIRLVIDGTDFDSLRDILDTEIVQIEERHKRGINFFKKAGGFAPTMGILGTVLGLVHTLGSTSDASKMASHIAAAFIATLWGVGLANLFFLPLSDKLRMRHEEEMTHLELITEGVLALQGGDNPRNIRTRLLSFIAPTHRFHEE; encoded by the coding sequence ATGGATTTTGCGACATTACTTGGACTGGCTGTTGCTGTTGGCGCGGTGGGAGGTTCCTTTCTTCTCGAAGGGGGCCGGTTGGAGACGGTCTTCCTCACCGCACCCTTGCTGATCGTTGTCGGTGGCACGCTCGGTGCAACGACTATCACTACTTCGTTTGATACTGTTCGTCGGATTCCTCATTACATCAAAGTGGCCGCATTTAATCGATCCCTGGTTCTTACGGATACGATTGACCGGTTGGTGCGATTGGCGGAAAAGGCACGACGAGAAGGTATCCTCGGATTGGAGGCGGACCTGAAGACTATCCAGCATCCGTTCTTCAGGAAGGCGATTCGGCTGGTGATCGATGGAACCGATTTCGATTCACTGCGGGATATCCTTGACACGGAGATTGTCCAGATTGAGGAACGTCACAAGCGAGGTATTAATTTCTTTAAAAAAGCAGGTGGCTTCGCGCCTACAATGGGTATTCTCGGTACCGTGCTGGGACTGGTTCACACGCTTGGTTCAACTTCCGATGCCTCAAAAATGGCCAGCCACATAGCAGCCGCATTTATTGCCACTCTCTGGGGTGTTGGCCTTGCCAATCTCTTTTTCTTACCGTTGTCGGACAAACTTCGGATGCGCCACGAAGAAGAAATGACGCACCTGGAACTTATTACCGAAGGTGTTCTGGCTCTGCAGGGCGGCGACAACCCCCGCAATATCAGAACCAGACTGCTATCCTTCATTGCTCCGACCCATCGTTTCCACGAGGAATAG
- a CDS encoding FliI/YscN family ATPase — protein sequence MPYDVYANRVTNARTVTHYGKVTQVVGLVIESAGPAVSIGRLCLIENRDDGSRIKAEVVGFRDDRILLMPLGSVEGITPGAIVTSTSEQLRIPVGANLIGRVIGGLGEPIDGKAPLETCTLRPINSDPIPALMRERITQPLRTGIGVVDLTAAVGKGQRMGIFAGSGVGKSVMLGMMARGTSADVNVVALVGERGREVREFIESDLGPEGMAKTVVVAVTSDQPPLIRIKGALVATTIAEYFRDQGKDVLLMMDSLTRIAMAQREIGIAVGEPPTTKGYTPSVFGLLPKILERAGINRTGSITGLYTILVEGDDFNEPISDAVRSILDGHVTLSRKMAARNYYPAVDVLDSISRLMKEVCTEEELNVSAGVRQLLSIYRENEDLINIGAYAKGSNPEIDDAISKIGAIEDLFRQRISELVDHPKSLQQLKVVLSGETSPVVNDEKIPVPPSSSA from the coding sequence CTGCCCTATGACGTCTATGCCAACCGTGTCACTAACGCCAGGACAGTCACCCATTACGGCAAAGTAACCCAGGTTGTTGGGCTGGTGATTGAATCGGCCGGGCCAGCGGTTTCCATCGGTCGGTTGTGTTTGATTGAAAACCGTGATGACGGATCCAGAATCAAGGCAGAAGTGGTAGGTTTTCGCGATGACCGCATATTGCTGATGCCATTGGGATCAGTCGAAGGAATTACGCCGGGCGCTATTGTTACATCTACTTCCGAGCAGCTGCGTATTCCTGTGGGTGCAAACCTGATTGGACGGGTAATTGGTGGTTTGGGTGAACCCATAGATGGCAAAGCCCCTCTTGAAACGTGCACTCTGCGCCCCATAAATTCGGACCCGATTCCGGCTCTGATGCGGGAGCGAATCACTCAACCCCTGCGAACGGGTATCGGCGTCGTCGATCTTACAGCCGCAGTAGGTAAAGGGCAGAGGATGGGCATCTTTGCCGGTTCGGGTGTCGGCAAATCGGTGATGTTGGGAATGATGGCACGTGGAACCTCGGCCGATGTCAATGTTGTGGCGCTGGTCGGTGAGCGGGGGAGAGAGGTCCGTGAGTTTATCGAGTCTGACCTTGGGCCGGAAGGAATGGCCAAGACCGTGGTAGTGGCAGTTACCTCGGACCAGCCACCCTTGATAAGGATCAAAGGGGCGCTCGTGGCAACTACTATCGCCGAGTATTTCCGCGATCAGGGCAAGGATGTTTTGCTAATGATGGACTCGCTTACTCGAATTGCGATGGCTCAGCGAGAGATCGGCATTGCTGTTGGTGAACCTCCGACAACAAAAGGATACACGCCGTCCGTATTTGGACTGCTGCCAAAGATTCTGGAGCGAGCCGGGATTAATCGTACTGGCTCCATCACGGGGTTGTACACTATCCTGGTAGAAGGTGATGACTTCAACGAGCCGATCTCGGACGCAGTGAGATCGATCCTTGATGGTCATGTAACTCTGTCGCGGAAAATGGCGGCGAGGAATTATTATCCGGCCGTCGATGTTCTGGATTCAATCAGTCGGCTCATGAAGGAAGTTTGCACCGAAGAAGAACTGAATGTTTCGGCCGGTGTGCGTCAACTTCTGTCAATCTACCGCGAAAACGAAGACCTGATAAATATCGGCGCTTATGCCAAGGGTTCTAATCCTGAGATTGACGACGCCATCTCGAAGATTGGCGCAATCGAGGATCTGTTTCGGCAGCGAATATCCGAACTGGTCGATCACCCAAAATCGTTACAGCAACTCAAAGTTGTTTTGTCCGGCGAAACAAGTCCGGTGGTGAATGATGAAAAAATTCCGGTTCCGCCTTCAAGCTCTGCTTAG
- the ligA gene encoding NAD-dependent DNA ligase LigA produces the protein MSIPSQAIISELEKLRRQIEHHNRLYYVQDQPSISDAEYDRLFDRLLEIEREFPELIVPDSPSQRVGAEPSKKFEPATHRVPMLSLQKVTSPEEFLEFDRRVREGLETSEEVVYITEPKLDGLAVELVYREGIFTEGSTRGDGNTGENITPNLRTIRTIPLRLLDSTADQYPLLEVRGEVVMHRSAFEHLNRELREGDKPMLANPRNGAAGSLRQLDPSITASRPLVFYAYAISDTDIKDLDSQSKAISLLKNEGFQINELIKEVRGTSAIEKEFADLDGIRQTLDYDIDGLVVKVNSFADQNILGQISRAPRWAVAWKFAAEQATTILEGVEFQTGRTGVVTPVAKLAPVFVGGANVSNATLHNEDELFRLDVHIGDTVTIQRAGDVIPDVVSVDKEMRPKGAKRVTFPKVCPSCGQTITRAAGEAAFRCLNTSCPAQLEGQLFHFASKGGFDIEGLGGKLAAQLIAKGLVTSSADLFRLTKEQLLPLELMADKRAENLLAAIDHSRSTELPRAVYALGIIGVGESVARLLAQELGSMEVLEKVAIEILEGIDGVGPVIACNIREFFDNDSNAEMLRRMREAGVLFPDYTGSGSVAHLAGKKFVITGTLSKPRRYFKNLVEDNGGKVAGSLSKKTDYLLCGADPGSKLDKARKLGVEVIDENRLQRLLDG, from the coding sequence ATGTCAATTCCGTCTCAAGCAATAATATCGGAGTTGGAGAAACTTCGTCGGCAGATAGAGCATCACAACCGCCTCTATTATGTTCAGGACCAGCCTTCCATAAGTGATGCCGAGTATGATCGGTTGTTTGATCGTCTGCTCGAAATTGAGCGGGAGTTCCCTGAGTTGATTGTGCCTGATTCGCCCTCCCAGAGGGTAGGGGCCGAACCATCGAAGAAATTCGAGCCAGCCACTCATCGGGTGCCGATGTTATCTCTTCAGAAAGTTACATCGCCTGAGGAGTTTCTGGAGTTTGATCGTCGTGTACGCGAAGGACTGGAGACATCTGAAGAGGTAGTCTACATCACTGAACCAAAGCTTGACGGGCTGGCGGTGGAGTTGGTCTATCGAGAAGGGATCTTTACGGAAGGTTCTACGAGGGGAGACGGTAACACGGGTGAGAATATCACACCCAACCTGCGAACGATCAGAACTATCCCACTGAGATTATTGGATAGTACCGCCGACCAATACCCGCTGCTTGAAGTGCGGGGTGAAGTTGTCATGCATCGTAGTGCGTTTGAGCACCTCAACCGAGAGTTGCGCGAAGGCGACAAGCCGATGCTGGCTAACCCTCGCAATGGTGCCGCTGGCTCATTACGGCAATTAGATCCATCAATCACCGCTTCTCGACCTCTCGTGTTCTACGCCTATGCGATATCCGACACCGATATCAAGGACCTTGATTCGCAGTCAAAGGCGATTTCGTTACTGAAGAATGAGGGGTTCCAGATCAACGAGCTCATAAAGGAAGTCCGAGGAACATCGGCGATCGAGAAGGAATTTGCCGACCTTGACGGAATCAGGCAAACGCTTGACTATGACATCGACGGTCTGGTAGTCAAGGTCAACAGCTTTGCTGACCAAAACATCCTGGGGCAAATATCCCGTGCTCCTCGATGGGCAGTGGCATGGAAATTTGCAGCCGAACAGGCTACAACGATTCTGGAAGGTGTTGAGTTTCAGACCGGTCGTACCGGGGTCGTGACGCCGGTTGCGAAGTTGGCACCGGTTTTTGTCGGTGGGGCAAATGTTTCCAACGCAACATTACACAACGAGGATGAGTTATTCCGGCTGGATGTCCACATTGGCGATACAGTGACGATTCAACGAGCCGGGGATGTCATCCCGGATGTGGTATCGGTTGACAAGGAGATGCGACCAAAGGGGGCTAAACGAGTGACTTTTCCAAAAGTTTGTCCGTCCTGCGGTCAAACGATAACAAGAGCCGCAGGCGAGGCGGCGTTTAGATGTCTCAACACATCCTGCCCTGCCCAACTGGAGGGACAGCTTTTTCACTTTGCCTCCAAAGGTGGGTTTGATATTGAGGGTCTTGGCGGCAAACTGGCGGCGCAACTAATCGCAAAAGGCTTGGTTACGAGTTCTGCTGATCTGTTTCGTCTGACAAAAGAACAGCTTCTACCATTGGAGCTAATGGCTGACAAACGGGCTGAGAATCTTTTGGCTGCTATTGATCACTCTCGTTCCACCGAGTTGCCCAGGGCCGTTTATGCGTTGGGCATAATCGGTGTTGGTGAGTCGGTGGCTCGGCTACTCGCGCAGGAACTGGGTTCGATGGAGGTCTTGGAAAAGGTAGCGATTGAGATACTGGAAGGGATTGACGGCGTTGGACCGGTCATCGCGTGTAATATCCGGGAGTTCTTTGATAACGATAGTAATGCCGAGATGCTGCGTCGTATGCGAGAGGCAGGAGTGTTGTTCCCTGACTACACAGGGTCGGGATCGGTGGCTCATCTGGCCGGGAAGAAATTTGTAATAACGGGTACTCTGTCCAAGCCACGAAGGTATTTCAAGAATCTTGTTGAGGACAATGGAGGGAAGGTAGCGGGCTCGCTCTCAAAGAAGACAGATTACCTTCTATGCGGGGCCGATCCCGGCTCTAAACTGGACAAAGCGCGCAAGCTCGGTGTTGAAGTTATTGATGAAAACCGCTTGCAGCGATTGCTGGATGGCTGA
- a CDS encoding sigma-54 dependent transcriptional regulator: MKFSVLVVDDDVLVNELMEETIRRTGHYCKAVFSGEEAMAAFNDRTYDIVLTDLKMKAMDGIEVLERIKKVSPESVVVIMTAYGTIDTAVRAIKSGAYDFLIKPVLPETVAHVLSRITEVLSLRSENQTMRQDLEHKFQNIIGKSSAMRDIFDLIRSVASARSTIMISGDSGTGKEMVARAIHYSSDRKDKPFVTLNCAALPENLVETELFGHEKGAFTDAKRTHRGRFELADGGTLLLDEISEMPFNLQSKLLRVIQEREFERVGSTTPISVDVRLIATSNRDLKRHIADGKFREDLFYRLNVIPIHLAPLEERREDINLLVDHFIGKYNRENGRSVKGVDKSALALLMSYHWPGNVRELENLVERAVVTGQSDILTSDDFPTELALGRVADDLPQLKVPMRLEEGSKYLILKTLEKFNGNKTQAAEALGVSSRTIRNKLVEYGLAGKR, translated from the coding sequence ATGAAATTTTCGGTTCTGGTTGTTGATGATGATGTCCTCGTAAATGAGTTGATGGAGGAGACAATTCGTCGGACCGGTCACTATTGCAAGGCCGTGTTCTCCGGTGAAGAGGCAATGGCTGCATTCAATGATCGAACTTACGATATTGTTCTGACCGATCTGAAGATGAAAGCCATGGATGGGATAGAAGTGCTTGAGCGGATCAAGAAGGTCAGTCCGGAATCGGTGGTTGTGATTATGACTGCCTATGGCACTATTGATACTGCTGTCAGGGCCATCAAGAGTGGTGCATACGATTTCCTTATCAAGCCGGTGCTTCCGGAGACGGTGGCTCATGTATTGTCACGGATCACCGAGGTGCTGAGTCTGCGTTCCGAGAACCAGACCATGCGTCAGGACCTGGAACACAAATTTCAGAATATCATTGGCAAGTCCAGCGCTATGAGAGACATATTTGATTTGATTCGGTCAGTCGCCTCGGCCCGCTCAACCATCATGATTTCCGGCGACTCGGGTACAGGCAAGGAGATGGTGGCACGCGCCATTCACTATTCTTCCGACCGCAAAGATAAGCCGTTCGTTACGCTCAACTGTGCCGCTTTGCCTGAGAACCTTGTCGAGACTGAACTGTTTGGTCATGAGAAGGGCGCTTTCACTGATGCCAAACGAACCCACCGAGGTCGTTTTGAACTGGCCGATGGCGGAACCCTTCTCCTTGATGAAATATCGGAGATGCCCTTTAACCTGCAATCTAAATTGCTGCGCGTTATTCAGGAGCGTGAGTTTGAACGAGTGGGTTCGACCACGCCAATATCTGTAGATGTGCGACTTATTGCTACCTCGAATCGTGATCTGAAAAGACACATTGCCGATGGCAAGTTCCGTGAAGACCTTTTCTATCGCCTGAATGTGATTCCCATTCATCTTGCTCCGCTCGAGGAACGCCGCGAGGACATTAACCTCTTGGTGGATCACTTCATCGGAAAGTACAATCGGGAAAACGGGCGTTCGGTGAAGGGGGTTGATAAGTCCGCGTTGGCTTTATTGATGAGTTACCACTGGCCGGGAAATGTGAGAGAGCTGGAGAATCTGGTCGAGCGGGCGGTTGTGACGGGTCAATCAGATATTCTGACAAGTGATGATTTTCCTACCGAACTTGCTCTGGGAAGAGTGGCCGATGACTTACCTCAGTTGAAGGTTCCCATGAGGTTGGAGGAGGGATCCAAGTATCTTATCCTGAAAACCCTCGAGAAGTTCAATGGCAACAAAACCCAAGCAGCCGAAGCGTTGGGTGTGTCATCGCGGACAATTCGCAATAAGCTGGTCGAATACGGACTGGCCGGCAAAAGATAG
- the fliE gene encoding flagellar hook-basal body complex protein FliE, translated as MAVVPVNITRVLPGLATPELTQSKAPSADGAGFGEVFSNLLNSVNELQHDSADIQKAFLAGEPVELHQVMIKAEEAGVAVDLLLEVRNKLLSAYTELIRMPV; from the coding sequence ATGGCAGTAGTACCTGTAAATATCACACGCGTTTTGCCTGGACTGGCAACGCCAGAACTCACCCAATCCAAAGCACCCTCAGCAGACGGTGCCGGTTTTGGTGAGGTATTCTCAAATCTTCTCAACTCGGTGAATGAACTACAGCACGACTCTGCCGATATCCAAAAGGCCTTCTTGGCCGGAGAACCGGTTGAGCTGCACCAGGTAATGATAAAAGCTGAAGAGGCCGGTGTTGCGGTGGACCTGTTACTGGAAGTCCGCAACAAACTTCTAAGCGCATATACGGAGCTCATACGTATGCCGGTCTAA
- the fliG gene encoding flagellar motor switch protein FliG, translating into MSPIQKAAVALVAFGSEVSALVLKGLSEVDLEAITIEIANLRDVPPEVEDKVIEEVHQIFMARQYISQGGVDFAQSVLEKAVGAGKAREIMTRLESSLVTTGFSLLKDIDPKQLTGFLQNEHPQTISLILTQLTQQHAAAVLSELAPELQSEVSLRIATMEKIAPEILKEIEQTLTSHFDQSAAGAMSASGGAKAIAEILNLIDTTAEKNILQSLEADDPDLAAEVKNMMFVFDDLILLDDRSIQRLLKEVETKDLAIALKAASDDVKQKIFANVSERVAVMIREEMEFMGPTRLSDVEAAQGRIVESVRRLEEEGQIIISGRGGKEEIIV; encoded by the coding sequence ATGTCGCCGATTCAGAAGGCGGCCGTAGCTTTGGTTGCGTTCGGATCAGAAGTGTCTGCGCTGGTGCTGAAAGGACTTTCCGAGGTCGATCTCGAAGCCATTACGATTGAGATTGCCAATCTGCGCGATGTACCCCCGGAGGTTGAAGACAAAGTCATTGAAGAAGTCCACCAGATATTCATGGCTCGCCAGTACATTTCGCAGGGTGGTGTTGATTTCGCTCAATCGGTACTTGAAAAGGCAGTTGGAGCCGGCAAGGCACGTGAGATAATGACGCGGCTTGAGTCGTCACTCGTTACGACTGGCTTCTCGCTCTTGAAGGACATTGATCCCAAGCAATTGACCGGTTTCCTGCAGAACGAACATCCGCAAACGATTTCACTGATCCTGACCCAACTCACTCAGCAGCACGCGGCGGCGGTTCTGTCCGAGCTTGCTCCCGAGTTGCAGTCCGAAGTGTCCCTGCGGATCGCCACCATGGAGAAAATCGCTCCTGAGATTCTTAAAGAGATCGAGCAAACTCTCACCAGCCATTTCGACCAGTCCGCCGCCGGGGCGATGTCCGCATCAGGCGGCGCCAAGGCGATAGCTGAAATTCTTAACCTGATCGATACGACCGCAGAGAAAAACATTCTGCAGTCACTTGAAGCTGACGACCCGGATCTGGCAGCCGAAGTAAAGAACATGATGTTCGTCTTCGATGATCTCATTCTACTGGACGACCGTTCTATCCAACGTCTGCTGAAGGAAGTCGAGACCAAGGATCTGGCCATAGCTTTGAAAGCAGCCAGTGATGACGTCAAACAGAAGATTTTTGCCAATGTCTCAGAACGCGTAGCAGTCATGATCCGCGAGGAGATGGAGTTCATGGGACCAACCCGACTCTCCGATGTCGAGGCTGCACAGGGACGGATAGTAGAGTCTGTCAGACGCCTTGAGGAAGAGGGTCAGATTATTATCTCCGGTCGTGGCGGTAAAGAGGAAATAATTGTCTAA
- the fliJ gene encoding flagellar export protein FliJ: protein MMKKFRFRLQALLRVREHIEKQKQKKLAEATQAVLRQTGELDRICGQNIATMDNKRQKHTGAVSVAEMLIYSRYLLKLRKDNLTGREVLSALRSEEGKRRQKLLEASRDRKIYEKLREHDKERFNKNAATLARKEADEIGINTFRLKQKQQARRRSSDST from the coding sequence ATGATGAAAAAATTCCGGTTCCGCCTTCAAGCTCTGCTTAGGGTCAGAGAGCATATAGAGAAGCAAAAACAGAAGAAACTAGCCGAGGCCACACAGGCAGTACTCAGGCAGACTGGTGAACTCGACCGCATATGCGGTCAAAATATCGCCACTATGGACAACAAACGCCAGAAACATACGGGTGCTGTCTCTGTTGCTGAGATGCTCATCTATTCCAGGTACTTGTTGAAATTGCGTAAGGATAATCTCACTGGCCGGGAAGTGCTTTCCGCTCTGCGGTCAGAGGAAGGCAAGAGGCGCCAGAAATTGCTGGAAGCGTCCAGGGATCGCAAGATATATGAGAAACTCCGCGAACATGATAAGGAACGATTCAACAAGAATGCCGCCACGCTGGCTCGCAAGGAGGCTGACGAAATCGGTATCAACACTTTTCGCCTGAAGCAGAAGCAACAAGCTCGACGCAGATCGTCTGATTCTACCTGA